A stretch of Aureispira sp. CCB-E DNA encodes these proteins:
- a CDS encoding type I restriction-modification system subunit M — MSQRPTQSEINNALWKACDTFRGVVDPDDYKNYILEFMFLKYLSDKWRDTYDQMKEQYGDNEELIKRKMSRQPYQLPEGCSFYDLVNNMDQPDLGERINKMVAKIEDENKQKLEGVFNADFNSNKIGDEKSKNERLKNLINDFNDSKLDFRPSVIGSIDIIGDSYMFLIERFASGSGKKGGEFFTPHNISVLLAKLMQPKAGSRICDPTCGSGSLLITVADEVKDSEGKKSRDFALYAQESNRNTWALCKMNMFLHNMDDAHTAWGDTIRNPKHIEGDKLKTFDVVVANPPFSLDKWGADSAANDIFNRFAMGVPPKSKGDYAFISHMIASAHHGTGKVGVIVPHGVLFRGSSEGKIRKQLIENNYLEAVVGLPQNLFFGTGIPAAILIFNKGKTNTDVLFVDASKEYIAGKNQNELGTEHVQKVVAIYNQFKEGKAINEGEGVVLVDKFAYRATYDEIEENDFNLNIPRYVDTFEEEAPVDIAATQKEIKNLEAELTDVRKEMDAYLKELNLID; from the coding sequence CATCTTGGAATTTATGTTCTTAAAGTATTTGAGTGATAAGTGGAGAGATACTTATGACCAAATGAAGGAACAATATGGAGATAACGAAGAACTAATCAAGCGTAAAATGAGTCGCCAGCCTTATCAGCTTCCTGAAGGATGTAGCTTTTATGATTTGGTAAATAATATGGATCAACCTGATTTGGGGGAGCGTATTAATAAGATGGTTGCCAAGATAGAGGATGAGAACAAGCAAAAATTAGAAGGTGTTTTTAATGCCGATTTTAACTCAAATAAGATTGGTGATGAAAAGAGTAAAAACGAACGCCTCAAAAATCTAATCAACGACTTTAACGATTCTAAGTTGGATTTCCGTCCTTCTGTAATTGGTAGTATTGATATTATTGGAGACTCCTATATGTTCTTGATTGAGCGTTTCGCTTCTGGCTCTGGTAAGAAGGGAGGTGAATTCTTTACCCCACACAATATATCTGTATTGTTGGCCAAGTTAATGCAACCCAAAGCAGGGAGTCGTATTTGTGATCCAACTTGTGGTTCTGGATCTTTACTGATTACGGTGGCCGATGAAGTCAAAGATAGTGAGGGCAAAAAGAGTAGAGATTTTGCGCTTTATGCTCAAGAGAGTAACCGCAACACTTGGGCATTGTGTAAAATGAATATGTTCTTACACAATATGGACGATGCACATACTGCTTGGGGAGATACGATTCGAAACCCTAAACACATCGAAGGAGACAAGCTCAAAACTTTTGATGTTGTCGTTGCCAATCCTCCTTTTAGTTTAGATAAGTGGGGAGCTGACAGTGCTGCCAATGATATATTCAACCGCTTTGCGATGGGCGTGCCTCCTAAATCTAAGGGAGATTATGCTTTTATATCTCATATGATTGCCTCTGCGCATCATGGAACAGGTAAAGTTGGTGTAATTGTACCGCATGGTGTACTATTTAGAGGAAGTAGTGAAGGCAAAATTCGTAAGCAATTGATTGAGAACAATTACTTAGAAGCGGTTGTTGGTTTACCTCAGAATCTTTTCTTTGGGACAGGTATTCCAGCAGCTATTTTGATATTCAATAAAGGAAAAACGAATACAGATGTGCTCTTTGTAGATGCAAGTAAGGAATATATTGCAGGTAAGAACCAAAATGAATTGGGAACAGAACATGTCCAAAAAGTAGTGGCTATTTACAATCAATTCAAAGAAGGGAAGGCGATTAATGAAGGAGAAGGCGTGGTATTAGTAGATAAGTTTGCTTATCGAGCGACTTACGACGAAATTGAGGAGAACGACTTTAATCTTAATATTCCTCGTTATGTAGATACCTTCGAAGAAGAAGCTCCTGTTGATATTGCTGCCACCCAGAAGGAGATTAAAAATTTGGAAGCTGAATTGACCGATGTTCGAAAAGAAATGGATGCTTATTTGAAGGAGTTAAACTTGATAGATTAA
- a CDS encoding Fic family protein: protein MELETIEQIIGRLDALRDELNTYRPIPADRMNRIMQKLRLDWNFNSNSMEGNTLTKQETQKLLHYGITAKGKPLRDHIEMQGHDKALKKLEAIVHKDLKLTETLMKDFHKMILAESESLTEKNVEINPGEWKKHPNYLLSPTGERIDFAAPDQVPDLMSELINWTNNHLYQEELNRHKKKKYTLHPLVVACIFHKRFIAIHPFGDGNGRMGRILMNLILMQNGFMPAIVPLKSRDSYYLALNDSTAEDMRPLVEYVGRNLIQSMELAIEGAKGNAVEEPEDWAKEIDIFKSKLLKKKEKEERKLLSHIELVIEAADLNIPPVLERIASKFSPLCKLYKTYGFNVSLNGREIVAVQEIKQEVIDFSSKEIKEQVYNSNGNIDVVVEWHLLYFQYGNPKRYNTINYIWSIHFYKENYELKFNLDESSSIRLTYQESITEEHLSIIDQTAHKILKVLNTELL from the coding sequence ATGGAATTGGAAACTATTGAGCAAATCATAGGTCGTTTGGATGCCTTGAGGGATGAATTAAATACTTATCGTCCTATTCCTGCGGATCGAATGAATCGAATTATGCAAAAGTTGCGTTTGGACTGGAACTTCAATTCCAACAGTATGGAGGGGAACACCTTGACCAAACAGGAAACTCAAAAATTGCTTCATTATGGAATTACTGCCAAGGGAAAACCTTTGCGAGATCACATTGAGATGCAAGGGCATGACAAGGCACTCAAGAAGTTGGAAGCGATTGTGCACAAAGATTTGAAATTGACTGAAACCTTGATGAAGGATTTTCATAAAATGATCTTGGCAGAAAGTGAATCCTTGACCGAAAAGAATGTGGAAATTAATCCTGGTGAATGGAAGAAGCATCCTAATTATTTGTTGAGCCCTACTGGAGAACGGATTGATTTTGCAGCACCTGATCAAGTACCTGATTTGATGTCTGAACTGATCAATTGGACGAATAATCATTTATACCAAGAAGAACTGAACCGTCATAAAAAGAAAAAATATACTTTGCACCCATTGGTAGTGGCTTGTATCTTTCACAAGCGCTTTATTGCTATTCATCCTTTTGGGGATGGAAATGGGCGTATGGGGCGTATCTTGATGAATTTGATTTTGATGCAAAACGGCTTTATGCCTGCAATTGTACCACTCAAAAGTAGGGATAGCTATTATTTGGCATTAAATGATAGTACAGCAGAAGATATGCGTCCTTTGGTGGAGTATGTTGGACGGAATTTGATTCAGTCGATGGAGTTGGCGATAGAGGGTGCTAAGGGGAATGCTGTGGAGGAGCCTGAAGATTGGGCTAAAGAAATTGATATCTTTAAAAGCAAGCTGCTTAAAAAGAAAGAAAAAGAGGAGCGAAAATTATTATCTCATATCGAACTAGTGATAGAAGCGGCTGATTTAAATATTCCTCCTGTTCTAGAACGTATTGCAAGTAAATTTAGCCCTCTATGCAAACTATACAAAACCTATGGTTTTAATGTGAGTTTAAATGGAAGGGAAATCGTCGCTGTCCAAGAAATCAAGCAAGAGGTTATCGATTTTTCCTCAAAAGAAATCAAGGAACAGGTTTATAACAGTAATGGAAATATAGATGTAGTGGTGGAGTGGCATTTACTGTACTTTCAATATGGAAATCCCAAACGATACAATACGATTAATTATATTTGGTCTATTCATTTTTATAAAGAAAACTATGAGTTGAAATTTAATTTAGATGAATCTTCATCTATAAGATTGACTTATCAAGAATCTATTACTGAAGAGCATTTATCAATAATAGATCAAACAGCCCATAAAATATTAAAAGTACTTAATACAGAGTTGTTATAA
- a CDS encoding Fic family protein, translated as MDWKKYIEKINAIQKEIAQLPPLSVEQKSKLWYRIRLDWNYHSNAMEGNTLTISETATLLVHGYHAGNKLGRHYEEMKLHNDVLFYLLDIVREDRAINATLIRELHAAMMGENYNIDAQDPNGNLIQVNGRPGQYKNKPNFVERGTKKYSYTSVEDVEPKMQELVEWLRIEEEKKELHPVQIATTFHVRFVTIHPFDDGNGRIGRILMNLILMRAELAPAIIPREDKPTYLDALVIAQDTKLKNQVPLLNLIAKETFNAMELRLKAYRGESLERQDDWEKEVALLKQELEAVKSPVLKMSAELIRDCVLGSIEPLFHRFAEKMNDNFDHFFLEHETFYGVDQTDYDNKEAFEEELMKKVNPTTLDIQEVRVGIRLKGFKLPDYENFSINEAIKVHFSNYNYEVFIDGRQKDSNIIKRYSEAVSQEEGNALIAQVGKKVTARIQHIVQRAKNENNNGN; from the coding sequence ATGGATTGGAAAAAATACATAGAAAAAATAAACGCCATTCAAAAAGAAATTGCTCAATTGCCACCATTATCAGTAGAGCAAAAAAGCAAACTGTGGTATAGAATCCGTTTGGATTGGAATTATCATTCTAATGCAATGGAAGGGAATACTTTAACCATAAGCGAAACAGCAACTTTGTTGGTACACGGTTATCATGCAGGAAATAAGTTAGGAAGACACTACGAAGAAATGAAATTGCACAATGATGTGCTCTTTTATTTATTAGATATTGTTCGAGAGGATAGAGCGATCAATGCAACCTTGATTAGAGAATTGCATGCTGCTATGATGGGAGAAAATTACAATATAGATGCACAGGATCCAAATGGAAATCTCATACAAGTGAACGGTCGACCTGGGCAGTATAAAAACAAACCCAATTTTGTTGAAAGGGGAACAAAGAAGTATTCTTATACAAGTGTAGAGGACGTTGAGCCTAAAATGCAGGAGTTGGTGGAGTGGTTAAGAATAGAAGAAGAAAAAAAAGAATTGCACCCTGTTCAAATTGCAACCACCTTTCATGTCCGTTTTGTCACCATTCATCCTTTTGACGATGGGAATGGGCGTATTGGACGTATTTTGATGAATCTAATTTTGATGCGAGCGGAATTGGCGCCTGCCATTATCCCTAGAGAGGACAAACCAACGTATTTAGATGCTTTGGTCATTGCACAGGATACGAAGCTAAAGAATCAAGTACCTTTGCTCAATTTGATTGCCAAGGAAACATTTAATGCCATGGAATTGCGCCTAAAAGCTTATCGGGGTGAATCTTTGGAACGTCAAGACGATTGGGAGAAGGAAGTTGCTCTATTAAAACAAGAATTAGAAGCCGTCAAAAGTCCTGTATTAAAGATGTCAGCAGAATTGATTCGAGATTGTGTGTTGGGCTCTATTGAGCCTTTATTTCATCGCTTTGCTGAAAAAATGAACGACAACTTTGACCATTTTTTCTTAGAACATGAAACTTTTTATGGGGTAGATCAAACGGATTATGATAACAAAGAAGCTTTTGAGGAGGAGTTGATGAAAAAGGTGAATCCTACTACCTTGGATATACAGGAGGTGCGAGTAGGCATTCGCTTAAAGGGGTTTAAATTGCCTGACTATGAGAATTTTTCAATTAATGAAGCCATTAAGGTGCATTTTTCAAATTATAATTATGAAGTGTTCATAGATGGAAGACAGAAGGACTCTAATATCATAAAACGTTATTCTGAAGCAGTCTCTCAAGAGGAAGGCAATGCTTTAATTGCTCAAGTTGGGAAAAAGGTGACGGCTCGTATCCAACATATTGTTCAACGTGCTAAAAATGAGAATAACAATGGAAACTAG